The Candidatus Hydrogenedentota bacterium genomic interval CCGGTACGATCGAGAATCACACCCGTGCCCGCGCCTGTAAACAATTAACCGAATCGGAGTAGAGGCATGCATAACCCGTTGTCAAGACGCGAATTCCTGCACACGGCGGCGGCCGGGGCCGGCGCGGCGGCGCTCGGAGGCGCGCTGCCGGTCTTTGCGCAAACGCCCAAGCGCAATTTCGGGATCTCCCTGGCCTTCTGGTCGCTGCACCGGATGGTTGGCCGGAGGGAAGGGCAGACACCCGCCACCGACGTGCCGAAGATCGCGAGGAACGAGTTCGGCATCGACGCCGTCGAACTCGTGAACCAGATGCTGGCGTCTGACGAGAAACCGTACCTGGACGAGTTGGCCCGGGCGGCCTCGGCGGAGAACGTGAAAATTCTGCTCATCATGGTCGACGGCCAAGGCGATGTAGGCTCGCGCAGCGAGAACATCCGCAAGCGCTGCGTGGACAATCACAAGAAATGGATCGACATCGCCGCGGATTTCGGCTGCCACTCGATCCGCATGAACTGGGGCGGCGCGCCAAAGGACTTCCTTGCGAACACGGAGGAACTCCAGCGATTCATCGACGTGTCCGTGCCCGGTTTTCAGGCGTTGTGCGAATACGGCGACACGAAAGACGTCAACGTGTTGCTTGAAAACCACTGGGGCCCGTCTTCTTACCCCGGCATCGTCGAGAAGCTTGCCGCGGCGATCAACCATCCGCGTTTCGGCATGCTGCCCGATTTCGGCAACTTCCCGGAGGATGTGGACCGATACGACGCCATCGACCGGCTGATGAAATACGCGAAAGCGGTGTCCGCCAAGTGTTACGACTTCGACGACGCGACCGGCGAGGAAACGAAGCTGGATTTCGGCCGAATCATCGAGACGGTGTGCGACAAGCACGGCTACACCGGCTACATCGGCATCGAATACGAAGGCGACCGCCTCTCCGAGCGCGACGGCATTCTCGCGTGCAAGAGATTGCTCGAACGGTTGCGCGGCTGACCGCCGCAAGTTGAGCCCGGCCGCCGGCGCGCTCGCGGGGCCGGTTCCCCGGAACCCGGCGCGCCCCGCGGATAGTACGCCGGGCCTTTTTCGGGTATAATCGCGAACATTCGCGCCCCCGCATGTGGGAAAGGGGGCGCGAGTTACCAATGAGGGTGCATGTCTCATGCCTTTGGACCCGTTGACTCCGTACGGCAACCGGCCGATGGTCACGCCAATTGTGAATGCGGTGAACTACGAATACGCCTCGTTCGAGGTGTTGCGGCAGATCACCGAGGGGGAAGTCGAGGGCTACACCTACCACCGGGACGACAACCCGACTGTGCGCGAGGTCGAGCGGAAGGTCGCCGCGCTGGAGTGCGCGGAGGACTGCGTCGTGTGCACGACGGGCATGGCCGCGTGCACGATGGTCTACCTGACCTATCTGAGCGCGGGCGACCACCTGATCATCTTCCACGACACGTACGGCGCGAACTACAAGGTTGCGCTGATCCTCGAACGGCTGGGCATCCAGATTACATGGCTCGAGGGCGAGGCGGCGGGCTGTATCAACGAGGTG includes:
- a CDS encoding sugar phosphate isomerase/epimerase translates to MHNPLSRREFLHTAAAGAGAAALGGALPVFAQTPKRNFGISLAFWSLHRMVGRREGQTPATDVPKIARNEFGIDAVELVNQMLASDEKPYLDELARAASAENVKILLIMVDGQGDVGSRSENIRKRCVDNHKKWIDIAADFGCHSIRMNWGGAPKDFLANTEELQRFIDVSVPGFQALCEYGDTKDVNVLLENHWGPSSYPGIVEKLAAAINHPRFGMLPDFGNFPEDVDRYDAIDRLMKYAKAVSAKCYDFDDATGEETKLDFGRIIETVCDKHGYTGYIGIEYEGDRLSERDGILACKRLLERLRG